A stretch of the Conger conger chromosome 3, fConCon1.1, whole genome shotgun sequence genome encodes the following:
- the map1lc3cl gene encoding microtubule-associated proteins 1A/1B light chain 3C yields the protein MPPFEKSQELKPFKQRKCLATRKNEVCSIRSKFPNKIPVIVERYIREKHLPLLDKTKFLVPFELTMGQFLALLRSKIDLEATQALYLLVSERSMSCMAASMGEVYSQYRDPDGFLYLTYASQDMFGGETGTSPSC from the exons ATGCCTCCCTTCGAGAAATCACAAGAACTGAAACCCTTCAAGCAGAGGAAGTGCCTGG CTACCAGAAAGAATGAAGTCTGCAGTATTCGTTCAAAATTCCCGAACAAAATACCG GTAATTGTGGAGCGATACATTCGAGAGAAACACCTTCCTCTGCTAGACAAGACCAAGTTTCTTGTCCCCTTCGAGCTCACCATGGGACAGTTTCTCGCTTTGCTCAG GAGTAAGATAGACCTGGAGGCTACCCAGGCTTTGTACCTCCTGGTGTCAGAACGAAGCATgtcctgcatggcagccagcaTGGGGGAGGTGTACTCCCAGTACCGAGACCCTGACGGCTTTCTGTACCTGACCTACGCCTCCCAGGACATGTTTGGAGGGGAGACAGGGACGAGCCCTTCCTGCTGA
- the LOC133124456 gene encoding EH domain-containing protein 1-like has protein sequence MFSWSNKNGKKKDPELFQTVSDGLRRLYQTKLFPLEDTYRFHEFHSPALEDADFDNKPMVLLVGQYSTGKTTFIRHLMEQDFPGMRIGPEPTTDSFIAVMHGDQEGVIPGNALVVDPKKPFRKLNAFGNAFLNRFMCAQMSNPVLESISIIDTPGILSGEKQRISRGYDFAAVLEWFAERVDRIILLFDAHKLDISDEFSEVIKALKNHEDKMRVVLNKADQIGTQQLMRVYGALMWSLGKIINTPEVVRVYIGSFWAQPLLMPDNRKLFEAEEQDLFRDIQGLPRNAALRKLNDLIKRARLSKVHAYIISSLKKEMPSVFGKENKKKELIANLKDIYLKIEKEHQISPGDFPDLKRMQEALAEQDFTKFQSMKPKLLEAVEDMLANDIAKLMVMVRQEEAAMPSQSVHGGAFEGTMNGPFGHGYGEGAGEGIDELEWVVGRDKPSYDEIFYTLSPVNGKVSGAMAKKEMVKSKLPNTVLGKIWKLADVDKDGFLDDDEFALANHLIKVKLEGHELPGELPGHLVPPSKRGLE, from the exons ATGTTCAGTTGGAGCAACAAGAATGGGAAGAAAAAAGACCCTGAATTATTTCAAACCGTTTCGGACGGGTTGCGGCGACTCTACCAGACCAAACTGTTTCCCCTGGAAGACACTTATCGCTTCCACGAGTTTCACTCGCCTGCTTTAGAAGATGCCGACTTCGACAACAAGCCCATGGTACTCTTAGTTGGGCAGTACTCGACTGGGAAGACTACTTTTATCCGACACCTAATGGAACAAGACTTTCCTGGCATGCGAATAGGCCCAGAACCGACCACAGACTCTTTCATAGCAGTAATGCACGGCGACCAAGAAGGGGTGATACCAGGCAATGCACTGGTAGTTGACCCCAAGAAACCTTTCCGCAAACTCAACGCTTTTGGAAACGCATTCCTTAACAG GTTCATGTGCGCTCAGATGTCCAACCCCGTGCTGGAGAGCATCAGCATCATCGACACCCCAGGAATCCTGTCTGGAGAGAAGCAGCGCATCAGCAGAG GCTATGATTTTGCTGCTGTGCTGGAGTGGTTCGCCGAGAGAGTGGACCGCATCATCCTGCTCTTCGACGCCCACAAGCTGGACATCTCGGACGAGTTCTCCGAGGTCATCAAGGCCCTGAAGAATCACGAGGACAAGATGCGCGTGGTGCTGAACAAGGCCGACCAGATCGGCACCCAGCAGCTGATGAGGGTGTACGGCGCCCTCATGTGGTCGCTGGGGAAGATCATCAACACGCCCGAGGTAGTGCGGGTCTACATCGGCTCCTTCTGGGCCCAGCCGCTCCTGATGCCCGACAACCGCAAGCTTTTCGAGGCGGAGGAGCAGGACCTGTTCCGGGACATCCAGGGCCTGCCCCGCAACGCCGCCCTCCGCAAGCTCAACGACCTCATCAAGCGCGCTCGACTGTCCAAG GTACATGCCTACATCATCAGCTCTCTGAAGAAGGAAATGCCCAGCGTGTTTGGGAAGGAGAACAAGAAGAAGGAGCTGATTGCGAACTTGAAAGACATCTACCTGAAGATTGAGAAAGAGCACCAGATTTCCCCTGGGGATTTCCCTGATCTGAAGAGGATGCAG GAGGCCTTGGCGGAGCAGGACTTCACCAAATTCCAGTCGATGAAGCCGAAGCTGCTGGAGGCGGTGGAGGACATGTTGGCCAACGACATCGCCAAGCTGATGGTCATGGTCCGCCAGGAGGAGGCTGCCATGCCCAGCCAGTCGGTCCACGGCGGAGCCTTCGAGGGCACCATGAACGGCCCCTTCGGCCACGGCTACGGGGAGGGCGCGGGCGAGGGCATCGACGAGCTGGAGTGGGTGGTGGGCCGCGACAAGCCCTCCTACGATGAGATCTTCTACACCCTCTCGCCCGTCAACGGCAAGGTGTCCGGCGCCATGGCCAAGAAGGAGATGGTGAAGTCCAAGCTCCCCAACACGGTGCTGGGAAAGATCTGGAAGCTGGCCGACGTGGACAAGGACGGTTTCCTGGACGATGACGAGTTCGCCCTGGCCAACCACTTGATCAAGGTCAAGCTGGAAGGTCACGAGCTGCCCGGCGAGCTGCCTGGCCACTTGGTGCCCCCCTCCAAGCGGGGCCTGGAGTGA